The window GAACAAAACACATCCTGCAATCAGTAATTCAGTTTCTAATTATAGTTTGAAATGTCCTTCATCTTTATCATattctttaaactttttgtatgtACCTTCATATTTAcatatcttttattatttttatcacaaCATTCGTTTCACATgcaaattttgtatattttttttatatttataatcaataaaagagggattataaatattaaaaatatatataattgtcTGTGCTACCCAGTTcttctagattttaaaataaatctttctGACTCTGCTTCATTTACAACAATAAGAGTAACTAacttaattaaatgttttaatctaaaaatgcaTGATAAATGTCCAACTCATAAGTTACAGTTTACGTACTCATTAATTGACTGGGTATGTTCTAATGTCTGTCTTAATTGTATCAATTATGGATGTTGCTCTTATCAGTTTTGGGTCATTATTAATCTTTTATGGGAATCTGATGTGTTctctttttgtcttaaatttgCAAATGTTTTTGCTCTTTACAGAGGTGAAAATGTAGATGACCCTTCCAACTACAGATCTATATCTTTACTGTCGAATCAATCCAAAATTGTGAAGAGATTCGTCAAGTTCAGAATGCTAACTTTTTTGGGTACCAATAATTTATTAGGTCCACTTCAGTGTTATTAAGTGCATATgctatttttcagtttttagagGATTTGTATTCAGGGATTAATGATATGGACAAGAGTAACTGCGGTAGCTTCTTATGGTTTatcaaaagcatttgattgtTTTAATCATGGAATATTGCAGCGTAAACTTCACCATTATGACTTTGATGCATTAAATTTTACTTATCTAGTTCATGACAAAAAGTTTGCATTGGTTCAAGGACGTTCCTCAGTGGTCCAGCTTTATTCCTAATTTCTAGGATAAATGATCttacatttataaattaatattttgctgatgacacaactATTCTATGAAATTGTTTATACTTTTCTGAacctttattaatatttattcttttacttacgttttgacattttatttatatttgaaatattttatatcttataTGTTTGGAGACTCTGTCTTTTcttaataaagcttattttcactaataacttcttaaaattccattcattaaaaataatttcttttttccccACCTTCCACTTTACAAATGTTTACTCATTAAAGGTTTGACAATTGTGACATATAAACTAGGGGAAGCAGGAGTGAAATATCACTACTTACtgttaaatgttgttttagaTGGTTTTTTATACCCGAACACGTTATCGCTCTGATAAAACCGTACGAAACCGCACTTTTTTAGAACGTTTTTACACCGTAACCTACACAGTTGCACGTacataattgaaaaaaagtccccaaattaaaaacacttaattATTCATGCAACAGCACTCAAAATAACGTAGGCTGAATGTTGTTGAccttacaattaaattattctcATTTGGACGGCATATAACGACCGTTATCTACGAATGGcatgataaaatttatttatcattttttcaaacgtaaataataattaaagattacCACATgggaattttgttttatattatgaTCTATAGTGTGTtctaaaattacttacaaatgTGATACAAAGacagtttttaaagaaataagaacaaaaaaaattatttcatctCTACATGCAATAAAACTAAATGTATTgccttttatttataatactgagctacagaaaataatttaacgtTTAATTGAAAATGTATCACATGTATATGTTGCTATGCCTTGCTCATTAGTAAAGACAGCCTTATCAATTCTTGACTGAGGACTCCCGGTTTTTTGCAACCAGGTTTTCCTTAAACAAAATCACCTCCATATTGTAAGCTTTATTATCCTGCAATTTATGCTTACATTTTAGCAATTTTATCAATGGGTCCTTCCAAGTACCCTTTGACTGTATTATTGGTTGTATTCATACACCATCCTCTGAGGTCCAACTTCAACGCCTCTTTTTGTGTAAACTACATAATATGGGTAAAGTATTATTAATGCCTATTGCTGATTCATAAGAGCTCTTACCTTTCGAAAAAAGACacctaaaaaaatctaaatgtaaaaatgtgaTTGTGATTTAACTGCTGGGGCCTACCTTGTACCCTTCCAAACACCTCGAACTCTAAGCTGATTAGTTTTTCCGCTGAACCCATTGTGCACAAGCTCAATAGTATTATTATTGCACAAATTATCCGGGATTTTGACAGGTAAACGTCAAAGTTTTTGATAGTCAGCTGTTGTTTGATATTCAATATTGCCATGGTAACAGACAGATTTAATTTGACTAAATCATTGGCTATAATgagttaaaaagtttaaaataataataataaattgtatatgGGTGTGTGTGGGTTGCCTAACTTAAAATGTCAACCTGACGTCCCAGCTGATGTCGATGACAGTGACAGCTGTCAAACTCAGCTGATGGATGAAAAACCCCCTGTCACCCGCCCATCAGCAAAGCGTCCTTGCCGATCACAATTAATTGTGCTGCAATCTCTTACATATTCAAGTGGGGGATTTGTTTTGTTGCTCCCGTCGTTTATAaccatttcatttatttatttatactgaaATGTCCGAGCGTTTGTCGGTCTACGATCCGTCGTGgtgaatataaataattacgtGCGAATCTCGCGttttaattatcataaaaaaaaaatgtttcgatGCTGCTAAATAAACACTAAATCATGTTTGAAAAGACCTTTTTGGAACTGTTGGATTATTCCAATGCCTGGTGGATCACCTTGTTTACGGTATGTGCGGTTGTGTTGTGCCTGTTTGCAGCCAGGTatgtaccagtttttttttttcattaagatGGGTTAGGGAGGTGTCTTTTTAATGTCGACCTTGGAATTTATATGCCCTTTATTGCTTTCTGAAAACTACTACCTTATGTTTGAACAATTTTGAACCTTTACTATCTTACTGGAGCAGAAATAGtacatataaacaaaaaaattattatctcagatttattattgatttaatgaatttcaaatttaaggtcaaatttatttaaactcttAACTGAGTGGCACATACACCTAATTAGCAATAATCAATTCTAATTATATTCTAAGAACATTCCTTATTGTATATCAAGTCTGTGCTAAGAATATTTTCTAAAAGGATATTGACCACATTAACATCCCATACCTATCATATTATCATGTTATATggttaaagattaaaaattaattaaacattttgcaaTGAAGATAAGTGACtatgaaaacaaagaaaaaatgtacagaattaccttaatttttactttattaattaatcaattaataactttagtggataattaaaaaattttgaaaatgccgccattttgttttgtttgtccTTGAGGCACTGTTGCCgtcttttaccaaaaatatcttaaatgtcAAGGTGGCTAAATAACTGTAGAAACCCATTGAATATCAATCCGTTTGTAAtcaatttgttaataattattattatatcagtCATATTATGAATTTAACATCAATTAGGTAAGAAAATCCCTAGGATTGGCgtatttaattgtaaaatcCGTATATTTGAGGAAAAATTCGTCGGCAACGTTGCTTGGTCTGGTCATTTCCCTTCCGCGAAacaattttaggttaggatacTTCAATTACGGCATAGGGGGAATCCCCGgtcaatattaataatttttttttttaaattttgcgagaCTGGAATGTAGCATccttgttttaaatatattaattcaaattttaataaattaatcataATATAACGCCGCATTGAAATCTTCTGATTGGTTTAAAAGTGATTTGCGGTTAGTCAAAAACACTTCCGGTTCATTCTTGCGGGcaattgtttcaattttaagtaatttaggatgtttttttttgctgaaattTTAATGTGATATAATCGagcgtgttttttttataaattaaccaATTTTCCCCGGAATATTTAAAcgattattaatcataataattatcaaaagtCGCAAACATGACTAACCGCGGTGCATAAGTGACAttttgacgttgacagtgtTGACAGTTCCGTGCGAGCGTCCTTTCTATAGGGAATCCGGAGATTCTCGCCAACGCAACTCGTATAACGCACTCGCATAAGTCCGCATCCAAGTTTATTATCAACTAATTTGTAGTAATGGCAGAGAATACTGTACAAAATACTGAGGAAAGCTTCAATGAACAGCCCCAACTATTTAAACCCAATAGGCAGCAGCATTTTCGCAAGAAACGTTGGAGTAATCGCAACGATAACGCGCAACAGCATGGCCCCAAGGGGGAAAACAACGAGGAAAACTATGAGGAATCAATTGAAGGAAATGACTCCAGATTGTCCCACCAGAAGTCCTacgttaataaaatagaaatgtCTATAAGGAATTTATCGAGCGCTCCCACTATTGAACTGCCTCCCTATGACTTAAGTGAAAGGAAATTTTCTGTACAAAACCGGATTTATATTGGAAACATAACTAATGATACCACCGAAGAAGATCTAATAGAGTTATTTAAACCTTTTGGGGAGATAACCGAGATATTTCTTAACAAAGTGAAATCCTTTGCATTCGTTAAGATGGACTATCATGCGGGGGCAGTGAAGGCCTGTATTGAACTGGATGGCACCTCTGTAAAAGGGAAGTTCATAAAAGTCAAACTGTCCCACAGTTTAACTGCTATTAAAGTGTCCAATTTAAGCCCCTGGGTTACCGGAGAACTATTGCAGCATGCTTTTTTGCCTTTTGGTGAAATTGAGAGTGCCAAGGTGTTGGTCGATGAAAAAGGACGGTCAATGGGCGAAGGGATTATTGGTAAGTACTGCGACTAATTATTGCATTAAGTGGTCTCAAACACATTTTTGTGAGTGTAGACTTCACAAGGAAATTCAGTGTGGTCCAGGCAGTAAAAAAGTGTCAtgaaaaatgttactttttggGACATTCAATTAGGCCTGTGGTGGTGGAACCATATGAGTGTCCTGATCAATCTGTAGGGCTGCTCGATAAGCATATAAGTAAGAGGAATCAAGATTTTATGAAGGTAAGAGCGGCCAGTTTTAGACCGGTTTACCTTTAAATGTTAAGATTGGTTGGCggtacataaaattaaattgcttcCTGATcaggtttaatttattaattagtctCAACTAGGAAATCCTAATACAAAAGATTTATTCGTTTTACATACAAGAAAAAATAGTAtagtaaaaaaaagatttacttaTACATTTGAGGACacttttacataatttaatagtTCGGTAGGATTGTTAAACATCACAGAAAGGTTATTATTATAGGTTGATAAGATGCTTTTTTAACCATGAAAGGAGATTATACAATGGTGTTTACTTTACAATGATAATATGGGATCAAGTCGGTTAAATTATGGTTGTaatgttgtttttattaatttaaaaaaaaccttctaTAAAGGAACGTTCGGTCGGTCCGAGATTGGCCGAACCCCACTCGTTCGAGCACGAGTATGGAACTCGTTGGAAGGTTCTGTACGAGTTGCACAGGCAGAAATTGGAGTCGCTCAAAACGGAATTTCGTCTAGAGTGCGAAAAGTTGGAGGCGCAGATGGAGTACGCGCTCTACGAGCACGAGACCGAGTCGCTACGTGCTCAATTAAAACATCGCGAGTTGGACAAGGAGAGACAGATACGAGAGTGGGAGATGAGACAGAGACAGGTGGAGGTAAAgcttatatttatgtttatgaGTGTTTTTATTCAGCAAAACTAAGCGTTGGGTCTGATGATGAAGAGATATGTCCTCGAAACTTGGTTTTCCTTTTAAGAAAACATCCtccttattaattgttttttttttaaattaattcattaaggaaggaaaagttggaaaaattcacaatatatgtatttatagctttaataaactgtaaatgattcaatatttaattattacttgacCTGTAATGAGTGgaaatttcataatttgataTTGATTTAGTTTAATTATTGGGGTTTATTATGCTAGTTAATTGATTACTAACGAGCGTATTTAATATGGTTTGCCTGCTTCGGCTTATGTTGTTTCA of the Anthonomus grandis grandis chromosome 3, icAntGran1.3, whole genome shotgun sequence genome contains:
- the LOC126734553 gene encoding acylphosphatase-1-like, which translates into the protein MAILNIKQQLTIKNFDVYLSKSRIICAIIILLSLCTMGSAEKLISLEFEVFGRVQGVFFRKFTQKEALKLDLRGWCMNTTNNTVKGYLEGPIDKIAKMKTWLQKTGSPQSRIDKAVFTNEQGIATYTCDTFSIKR
- the LOC126734549 gene encoding hrp65 protein-like, with product MAENTVQNTEESFNEQPQLFKPNRQQHFRKKRWSNRNDNAQQHGPKGENNEENYEESIEGNDSRLSHQKSYVNKIEMSIRNLSSAPTIELPPYDLSERKFSVQNRIYIGNITNDTTEEDLIELFKPFGEITEIFLNKVKSFAFVKMDYHAGAVKACIELDGTSVKGKFIKVKLSHSLTAIKVSNLSPWVTGELLQHAFLPFGEIESAKVLVDEKGRSMGEGIIDFTRKFSVVQAVKKCHEKCYFLGHSIRPVVVEPYECPDQSVGLLDKHISKRNQDFMKERSVGPRLAEPHSFEHEYGTRWKVLYELHRQKLESLKTEFRLECEKLEAQMEYALYEHETESLRAQLKHRELDKERQIREWEMRQRQVEEEKQRSEFHMRQTQKEFHSKMWKNKPPPLMYLKEEPAEDLLLKQAQNLNSILEAQEGAENVPGTSNRDRNQGTSEYNNPECSRNWSRNSNGGNGDGTWVKYESQNHHQKRRRFF